The Bacillales bacterium genome contains the following window.
CCCGTTCTTCGTTGCGACTTTTACAAATTGCAAGCCGGCGGAATGGCCGCCCGCCTGATGAACGGTCAAACCGGGAAGAATTTCCTTAACGCCGGAAACAAACTGCACGCGGCCCTCGAAGTTCTCTGTGACCATGTGCACGACATCACTGACTTCCACGGTGTGTTTAAATTGCGGCCGGGAAGCAAATTTCCCTGTCCAAAACGCCATTTCCGCTTCTTGCACGACAAAATTCGCTTTTGGGAACTTCTCCAAATTCCCAATATGGTCATAATGCATGTGAGTAATGATGACGTAAGGCACTTCGTCTGCCTTCACCCCAATCGTCTCAAGCGTCTTGACGGGGCAGCGAAGGAACTCCCGTTTCCTTTGCTTGGCAACCTCTTCGTTAAACCCCGCGTCAATCACTACCGTGTGCTGCTCAGA
Protein-coding sequences here:
- a CDS encoding N-acyl homoserine lactonase family protein; this translates as MRQTYEVYAIKYATREAKASDHFHGNPDPHEDYSMPMDYFVWAVKSEQHTVVIDAGFNEEVAKQRKREFLRCPVKTLETIGVKADEVPYVIITHMHYDHIGNLEKFPKANFVVQEAEMAFWTGKFASRPQFKHTVEVSDVVHMVTENFEGRVQFVSGVKEILPGLTVHQAGGHSAGLQFVKVATKNGPVILTSDVSHFYKNLEEDRPFTVVHDLAGMYEAFDRVRAASDADTIIVPGHDPEVIKRFPAVSPDLEGIVVKIS